In the genome of Quercus robur chromosome 3, dhQueRobu3.1, whole genome shotgun sequence, one region contains:
- the LOC126718535 gene encoding probable xyloglucan endotransglucosylase/hydrolase protein 33, producing the protein MAFLQDKILYSGLLVFCMTILVSSHSRPYSPPSVAHLTDYFPHVSIDQGFSKSFGGSNIQLISNGSMANLALDKTSGAGLVSKNKYYYGFFSAAIKLPSGLSSGVVVAFYLSNADTFPHTHDEVDIELLGHDKRNDWAFQTNIYANGSVSTGREEKFYLWFDPTEQHHQYSIIWNSYHTVFLVDNIPVREFIHNSAFSFVYPSKPMSVYATIWDGSEWATHGGKYPVNYKYAPFVVSFANVEMSGCIWNPTAPVSTCSKAGTSSYDPVEGPEFVKLSKQQIEAMDWARRKLMFYSYCKDTSRFKVLPPECK; encoded by the exons ATGGCTTTTCTGCAAGACAAAATACTCTATTCAGGTCTCTTAGTCTTCTGCATGACCATATTGGTGTCTTCACATAGTAGACCTTACTCGCCTCCAAGTGTTGCACATTTAACAGATTACTTTCCACATGTCTCAATTGATCAAGGCTTTTCTAAGTCCTTTGGAGGCTCAAACATCCAGCTAATCAGTAATGGTTCCATGGCCAATCTTGCTCTTGACAAAACATCAG GAGCTGGATTGGtctcaaaaaacaaatattactatgGATTCTTCAGTGCTGCAATTAAGCTGCCATCTGGTCTCTCATCTGGAGTTGTAGTAGCCTTCTAT TTGTCAAATGCAGATACTTTCCCTCATACCCATGATGAGGTTGACATAGAGCTGCTTGGTCATGATAAAAGAAACGACTGGGccttccaaacaaatatatacgCTAATGGAAGTGTAAGCACTGGAAGGGAAGAGAAATTCTATCTCTGGTTTGACCCAACAGAGCAGCATCATCAATACAGCATCATCTGGAACAGCTATCATACAGT GTTTCTAGTGGACAACATACCTGTAAGAGAGTTTATTCACAACAGTGCCTTCTCTTTTGTTTATCCATCAAAACCCATGTCAGTTTATGCAACAATTTGGGATGGCTCAGAGTGGGCAACTCATGGAGGAAAATACCCAGTAAATTACAAATATGCTCCATTTGTAGTTTCTTTTGCAAATGTGGAAATGAGTGGCTGCATATGGAATCCAACAGCTCCAGTTTCTACATGTTCTAAGGCTGGTACTTCTAGTTATGACCCTGTTGAGGGACCAGAGTTTGTTAAGCTATcaaagcagcagattgaagcaATGGACTGGGCAAGAAGGAAGCTAATGTTCTACTCTTATTGTAAAGATACATCCAGATTTAAGGTCCTGCCACCTGAGTGCAAGTAA